One segment of Chionomys nivalis chromosome 3, mChiNiv1.1, whole genome shotgun sequence DNA contains the following:
- the LOC130871870 gene encoding splicing factor Cactin-like: MGGNTRSSSRSTESRGRRQRRQNQSHSQSHGQSRQWHQEYEGRHKDRRHSRGCRSDLEGDLLQRSGRRSRSPRPPRWNSQDQSSESDSSEERARSSRAPQSGRHSRSPGSWASSSESPSRSPSPGTADLAPSQPGNLQQWLGPREKRRQQEELLKAFETPEEKRARRLAKKEAKESKKRERMGWGEDYVGYTNADNPFGDSNLLGTFIWHKALEKKGISHLDEKELKERNKRIQESNRLELQKVKQLRLEREHAKAMLEQELELLQREKDAEHFKTWEEQEDNFHLQQAKLRSKIRIRAGRAKPIDLLAQYIRAEDDDDLAVEVHEPYTFLIGLTVADMEDLLEDIQVYMDLEQGKNVDFWRDMTSITEDEISKLRKREASGKGPGERREGINASVSSDVQSVFKGKTYNQLQVISQGIQGKIRAGGPNLDMAYWESLLQQLRVRMARARLRERHQDVLRQKMIKLKQEQGVDSKTLCSILKSEPKAIHGPGPSADPAEAEGAPAPGVGEANKDMDTEGEAVLMEEDPIQESLADYYDAGLYSPRLLMAHELPLDAHVLEPQEDLQRLQLSRQQLQATGDTSDSAEDILFLQRAREGMGQDEAQFSVEMPLGARAYLWADKYRPRKPRFFNRVHTGFEWNKYNQTHYDFDNPPPKIVQGYKFNIFYPDLICKQGTPEYFLEACADNRDFAILRFHAGPPYEDIAFKIVSGEWDYSQRHGFRCQFANGIFQLWFHFKRYRYRR, translated from the coding sequence ATGGGTGGCAACACTCGCTCAAGCTCAAGGTCCACAGAGAGCAGGGGTCGGAGACAGCGAAGGCAGAACCAGAGCCACAGCCAGAGCCATGGACAGAGCAGGCAGTGGCATCAGGAGTACGAGGGGAGGCATAAAGACAGGCGGCACAGCCGGGGGTGCAGGTCAGATTTAGAGGGAGACCTGCTGCAAAGGTCTGGGAGGCGAAGCAGGAGCCCTCGACCACCCCGGTGGAACTCACAGGACCAGTCCTCAGAGTCTGACTCCAGTGAGGAGCGGGCACGCAGCTCCAGGGCCCCGCAGAGTGGCAGGCACTCGAGGTCCCCAGGGTCATGGGCATCTAGTTCTGAATCCCCAAGTCGCTCTCCAAGCCCTGGGACAGCTGACCTGGCCCCGAGCCAGCCAGGGAACCTGCAGCAGTGGCTGGGGCCCCGTGAGAAGAGGAGGCAGCAAGAAGAGCTGCTCAAGGCCTTCGAGACGCCAGAGGAGAAGCGTGCAAGGCGACTAGCCAAGAAGGAAGCTAAGGAGAGCAAGAAGCGAGAGAGGATGGGCTGGGGTGAGGACTATGTGGGCTACACCAACGCTGACAACCCTTTTGGAGACAGCAATCTACTGGGCACCTTCATCTGGCACAAGGCACTGGAGAAGAAGGGCATCAGCCACCTGGACGAGAAAGAGCTGAAGGAACGCAACAAGAGGATCCAGGAGAGCAACCGGCTGGAGCTCCAAAAGGTGAAACAGCTGCGGCTGGAGCGCGAGCATGCGAAGGCcatgctggagcaggagctggagctgcTGCAGAGGGAGAAAGATGCCGAGCACTTCAAGacctgggaggagcaggaggacaaCTTCCACCTGCAGCAGGCCAAGCTGCGTTCCAAGATCCGCATCCGAGCCGGGCGGGCTAAGCCCATCGACCTGCTGGCCCAGTACATCAGGGCAGAGGACGATGACGACCTGGCCGTGGAGGTACATGAGCCCTACACCTTCCTCATTGGCCTCACGGTGGCGGACATGGAAGACCTGCTGGAGGACATCCAGGTGTACATGGACCTGGAGCAGGGTAAGAACGTGGACTTCTGGCGGGACATGACAAGCATCACGGAGGATGAGATCTCCAAGCTCCGCAAGCGGGAGGCCTCAGGCAAGGGCCCAGGTGAGCGCCGCGAGGGCATCAACGCCTCGGTCAGCTCCGATGTGCAGTCGGTGTTCAAGGGGAAGACATACAACCAGCTGCAGGTCATCTCCCAGGGCATCCAGGGCAAGATCCGTGCAGGTGGCCCCAACCTGGACATGGCCTACTGGGAGAGCCTGCTGCAGCAGCTGCGTGTACGCATGGCCAGGGCCAGGCTCCGTGAGCGCCACCAGGATGTTCTGAGGCAAAAGATGATCAAGCTGAAACAGGAGCAGGGGGTGGACAGCAAGACACTGTGCTCCATCCTCAAGTCCGAACCCAAGGCCATCCACGGGCCTGGACCCTCGGCGGACCCCGCAGAAGCCGAGGGGGCTCCAGCACCTGGGGTTGGGGAAGCGAACAAGGACATGGACACGGAGGGAGAGGCGGTGCTGATGGAGGAGGACCCGATCCAGGAGAGCCTGGCAGACTACTACGATGCTGGCCTCTACAGCCCGCGGCTGCTCATGGCACACGAGCTGCCGCTGGACGCACACGTGCTGGAGCCGCAGGAGGATCTGCAGCGCCTGCAGCTTTCGCGGCAGCAGCTCCAGGCCACAGGCGACACGAGCGACAGTGCCGAGGACATCCTGTTCTTGCAGCGCGCGCGAGAGGGCATGGGGCAGGACGAGGCGCAGTTCAGCGTGGAGATGCCGCTGGGCGCGCGCGCCTACCTGTGGGCAGACAAGTACCGGCCACGCAAGCCTCGCTTCTTCAACCGCGTGCACACAGGCTTCGAGTGGAACAAGTACAACCAGACGCACTACGACTTCGACAACCCGCCGCCCAAGATCGTGCAGGGCTACAAGTTCAACATCTTCTACCCCGACCTCATCTGCAAGCAAGGCACGCCGGAGTACTTCCTGGAGGCCTGCGCGGACAACCGCGACTTCGCCATCCTGCGCTTCCACGCTGGGCCGCCCTACGAGGACATCGCCTTCAAGATCGTCAGTGGCGAGTGGGACTACTCGCAGCGCCATGGCTTCCGCTGCCAGTTTGCAAATGGCATCTTCCAGCTGTGGTTCCACTTCAAGCGCTACCGCTACCGCCGGTGA